A genomic window from Triticum urartu cultivar G1812 chromosome 7, Tu2.1, whole genome shotgun sequence includes:
- the LOC125523651 gene encoding 1-aminocyclopropane-1-carboxylate oxidase 1, giving the protein MEIPVIKMDELHGEKRSETLALLHDACAQWGFFWLENHGINDDLMDRTKKLVNKHYEQNMEKNFYSSEIAKTIGPDKVTSNVDWECSFMYHHQPKSNIHDIPELLRTTVPEYAEEVVKLAEQLAEVMSENLGLDKNYLKKAFTKPSIGIKVAKYPRCSHPEVVMGLRGHTDAGGIIFLFQDDLVPGLQFMKDGRWISIPPTKGNRIFVNLGDQIEVISNGIYKSICHQVLPNQNGSRLSIATFYNPGADAIIFPAPNLTYPSQYRFQDYLNFYSATKFTDKVSRFQTTKMVFK; this is encoded by the exons ATGGAAATTCCAGTGATAAAGATGGATGAGCTGCATGGCGAGAAGAGATCAGAGACACTTGCGCTTCTCCATGATGCCTGTGCACAATGGGGATTCTTTTGG CTGGAGAATCATGGAATCAATGATGACCTCATGGACAGAACCAAGAAACTGGTGAATAAACACTATGAGCAAAACATGGAGAAGAACTTCTACAGTTCTGAGATAGCAAAAACCATTGGTCCCGACAAAGTCACCTCAAATGTTGACTGGGAATGCAGCTTCATGTATCATCACCAGCCAAAATCAAACATTCATGACATTCCGGAGCTGCTTCG TACTACAGTTCCTGAATATGCTGAAGAAGTAGTCAAGTTGGCCGAGCAGCTAGCAGAAGTCATGAGTGAAAATCTTGGGCTGGACAAGAATTACTTGAAGAAAGCTTTCACTAAGCCTTCCATAGGCATAAAGGTGGCAAAATACCCCAGGTGTAGCCATCCAGAAGTAGTGATGGGACTCCGTGGACACACCGATGCTGGGGGAATCATATTTCTATTTCAAGATGACTTGGTCCCAGGTTTGCAGTTCATGAAAGATGGTAGGTGGATCTCAATACCACCAACAAAAGGAAATAGAATTTTCGTAAACCTCGGAGATCAGATTGAAGTGATAAGCAATGGAATATATAAGAGCATTTGCCATCAGGTACTTCCCAATCAGAACGGGAGCCGCCTATCTATTGCGACATTCTATAACCCAGGTGCAGATGCTATAATCTTCCCAGCTCCAAATCTCACATATCCTAGCCAATACCGTTTCCAAGACTACCTTAATTTCTATTCTGCTACCAAGTTTACAGACAAGGTATCAAGGTTCCAAACTACGAAGATGGTATTCAAATGA
- the LOC125523650 gene encoding uncharacterized protein LOC125523650 — MEPWLPVLRHMLASSAPNAAAFSSSSSSPCSAPPAAGLLRILLSPVPTLPAAEPTAVLFQTLPPLLQSQALSFLSSSASLLDPLQLRSLASRVLSAPPGRCDEFWVRRGAHHLLDGLPDKDAPDVPWEFNEEFHEPPPWLKEEAARTPPVLPWLPLDCRSLMPGGARVGGDGLDGVGLESLGLEQDEYSFIQEEVGRAPSPPSPPLGNSVVHKALALKKEIEMSESILGAQQAANNLHDLCLESGNAEAVLSLVQPWEADDDTVRVLLSNVVLEEDGMHGKGPALVLCSLILPKLLDLQRAASSGLLSAALDVCKRHPVAALEAVLFPLVLRKQGLNAPQCDVLTRIVRDCMHPLHVTAFCHRLLSGEEGERKPICMPQHRENIGRDLVWTESLFALFYNILSQDICLTPSTIEKLVYMIDDMAIKFPKSLKFGNFFLCFVSKCWHECKIHRVLLETAAETTNTFLTKAILVKLRPAN; from the coding sequence ATGGAGCCGTGGCTGCCGGTGCTCCGCCACATGCTCGCCTCCTCCGCCCCCAACGCCGCCGCCTTCTCGTCCTCGAGCAGCAGCCCCTGCTCTGCTCCTCCGGCTGCGGGCCTCCTCCGCATCCTCCTCTCCCCGGTACCCACGCTCCCCGCCGCCGAGCCCACGGCCGTCCTCTTCCAGACCCTCCCGCCCTTGCTTCAGTCCCAGGCGCTCTCCTTCCTGTCCTCCTCCGCCTCCCTGCTCGACCCGCTCCAGCTCCGCTCGCTCGCCTCTCGCGTCCTTTCTGCCCCGCCCGGCCGGTGTGATGAATTCTGGGTCCGCCGGGGCGCCCACCACCTGCTCGACGGATTGCCTGACAAAGACGCTCCTGATGTCCCCTGGGAGTTTAACGAGGAGTTCCACGAGCCACCGCCGTGGCTTAAAGAAGAGGCGGCGCGGACACCGCCTGTCCTTCCGTGGCTGCCTCTCGATTGCCGGAGCTTGATGCCTGGTGGGGCCCGTGTCGGCGGGGATGGTTTAGATGGAGTTGGGTTGGAGTCTCTGGGGCTGGAGCAAGATGAGTATTCGTTCATACAGGAGGAGGTTGGGCGTGCTCCTTCTCCTCCGTCTCCCCCACTTGGAAATTCAGTCGTTCATAAGGCTCTAGCTCTGAAGAAGGAGATTGAGATGTCAGAGTCAATTTTGGGTGCTCAGCAGGCAGCGAACAATTTGCATGATCTCTGCCTTGAATCCGGGAATGCTGAGGCAGTACTTAGCTTAGTGCAGCCATGGGAAGCTGATGATGACACGGTGAGGGTTCTGCTTTCAAATGTGGTACTCGAGGAAGATGGGATGCATGGAAAAGGGCCGGCACTTGTGCTGTGTTCTCTTATCCTACCGAAGTTACTTGACCTTCAAAGAGCAGCTTCATCTGGTCTTCTTTCTGCAGCATTAGATGTCTGCAAACGTCACCCAGTTGCTGCACTGGAGGCTGTCCTCTTCCCACTAGTTCTTAGAAAACAAGGCCTGAATGCTCCTCAGTGCGATGTGCTCACACGGATTGTCAGGGACTGCATGCATCCTTTGCATGTCACCGCCTTCTGTCATAGGTTGCTTTcaggggaggagggagagaggaaacCGATTTGTATGCCTCAGCATCGGGAAAATATTGGCCGCGATTTGGTCTGGACAGAATCTCTCTTTGCACTATTCTACAACATTCTCAGTCAAGACATTTGCCTAACACCAAGCACCATCGAGAAGCTAGTGTACATGATTGATGATATGGCAATAAAGTTTCCAAAGTCGCTTAAATTTGGCAACTTTTTCCTGTGCTTCGTCTCGAAGTGTTGGCATGAATGTAAGATTCACAGGGTTTTACTTGAGACAGCTGCCGAGACAACCAACACTTTTTTGACTAAAGCTATTCTGGTCAAACTGCGGCCTGCTAATTGA